A genomic stretch from Silurus meridionalis isolate SWU-2019-XX chromosome 1, ASM1480568v1, whole genome shotgun sequence includes:
- the LOC124389882 gene encoding leucine-rich repeat-containing protein 15-like — translation MDLVQFLILCIFAVNAVVCGCPYHCRCNKTAVSCTGYTDFPSNIPSNTESLEITHSCISSLRPDHFKAFYKNLAVLNITDARIWVVQPHTFDQTHNLLSLTLSATKLCSLPPSLLTPLQNLKTLDLSKNMLTCIPEEAFQGLTRLGTLILQENSITNLHPGTFRGLGSLKVLSLKQNKLKVIPRHIFDHLVNLKELHLQNNVLTCIPAELFTNQKKLKELYLSNNLLTVLPKGIFLNLPSLQNISLFNNQLHTLSPNTFGPMPLLQELCLNDNKLTHIEDKVFSNLTQLNLLEINRNQISYISPGAFNGLIGLKEISLQTNNLRSLEEGVFRGLNNLAKISLSNNQIRNFPGKLLYGLSHLTTLELQHNFLLYLPEDLLILLTDLQNLVLSQNPWRCTCQILPFQDWLVKHQDKVPSASSIKCFTPSWLANCRIINLEKTIIC, via the coding sequence ATGGATCTTGTCCAGTTTCTAATCCTCTGCATTTTTGCTGTAAATGCAGTTGTCTGTGGGTGTCCATATCATTGCAGGTGCAATAAAACCGCGGTTTCTTGTACGGGATATACAGATTTTCCATCAAACATTCCTTCAAATACAGAATCTCTAGAGATTACCCATTCTTGCATCAGCTCACTTAGACCTGATCATTTCAAAGCATTCTATAAAAATCTTGCAGTGTTGAACATTACTGATGCAAGAATATGGGTGGTGCAACCTCACACCTTTGACCAGACACACAACCTACTCAGCTTAACACTTTCAGCAACCAAGCTATGTTCTTTACCCCCATCCCTCCTTACTCCTCTTCAAAACCTGAAAACCTTAGACCTGAGTAAAAATATGCTGACTTGCATTCCAGAGGAGGCGTTTCAGGGTCTGACTCGCCTGGGGACCCTCATATTGCAGGAAAACAGCATCACAAATCTGCACCCAGGGACCTTCCGAGGACTTGGAAGTCTTAAGGTCTTGTCcctaaaacagaacaaattgaAGGTGATTCCACGTCATATTTTTGACCACCTGGTGAACCTGAAGGAATTGCATCTGCAGAACAATGTCCTCACGTGCATACCTGCTGAACTTTTCACCAATCAGAAGAAGCTGAAAGAGCTCTATCTCTCCAACAATTTGCTAACTGTTCTTCCCAAAGGTATCTTCCTGAACCTGCCTAGTCTACAGAATATCTCACTTTTCAACAACCAGCTGCACACACTGTCTCCCAACACCTTTGGCCCCATGCCCTTGCTCCAGGAGCTATGTCTAAATGACAATAAGTTAACTCACATCGAGGACAAGGTGTTCAGCAATTTGACTCAGTTAAACCTTCTAGAGATCAACAGGAATCAGATCTCATACATCTCCCCTGGTGCCTTCAATGGATTGATTGGGCTGAAAGAAATTTCTTTACAAACTAACAACCTAAGGAGCCTTGAGGAAGGAGTGTTTAGAGGTCTTAATAATTTGGCTAAAATATCACTGAGTAACAACCAGATTCGGAACTTTCCTGGGAAGCTCCTCTATGGTCTCTCTCACTTAACAACACTGGAGCTTCAACATAACTTTCTACTCTATTTACCAGAAGACCTTTTAATCTTACTAACTGACCTTCAAAATCTAGTGCTGTCTCAAAATCCCTGGAGGTGCACCTGTCAAATTTTACCCTTTCAAGACTGGCTAGTAAAGCACCAAGATAAAGTACCCAGTGCCTCCAGCATCAAGTGCTTCACTCCCTCCTGGTTGGCAAACTGCAGAATTATAAACCTTGAAAAAACTATTATTTGCTAA